A single window of Pseudarthrobacter defluvii DNA harbors:
- a CDS encoding LysM domain-containing protein, producing MTVNDQQARLEALLRPPSFDAALFPPSSRYAGLATAVQNPEGDRPVIYLTRRFVPRPERLEQTGVHTVEAGQRPDTIAAAALGDAELFWRICDGNRAVFPAELVREPGRRLRLTLPENLAGQDGNRP from the coding sequence ATGACCGTCAATGACCAGCAGGCCCGGCTCGAGGCGCTGCTGCGGCCGCCTTCGTTCGACGCCGCGCTGTTCCCGCCTTCGAGCCGTTACGCGGGACTTGCGACGGCGGTGCAGAACCCCGAAGGCGACCGGCCGGTCATCTATCTCACTCGGCGGTTTGTGCCGCGGCCGGAACGGCTGGAGCAAACCGGGGTGCATACCGTCGAAGCAGGGCAGCGCCCGGACACCATCGCCGCCGCCGCGCTGGGCGATGCCGAGCTGTTCTGGCGGATCTGCGACGGAAACCGGGCAGTGTTCCCGGCGGAACTGGTGCGCGAACCGGGCCGGCGGCTGCGCCTGACGCTGCCGGAGAACCTGGCCGGCCAGGACGGAAACCGGCCGTGA